A single Nostoc sp. PCC 7107 DNA region contains:
- a CDS encoding carboxymuconolactone decarboxylase family protein, whose protein sequence is MTKLIEYAEASDEVRAVYDDIRATRQTDYINNFWKALANHPPTLQRTWQAIKEVMTSPGELDPLVRELIYIAVSVTNNCDYCISSHTAAARAKGMNDEMFGELMAIIGTANMTNRLANGYKIPVDEQFKL, encoded by the coding sequence ATGACCAAGCTAATTGAATACGCAGAAGCCAGCGACGAAGTAAGAGCAGTCTATGATGATATTCGGGCAACACGCCAGACAGACTATATCAATAATTTTTGGAAAGCTTTAGCTAATCATCCTCCGACTTTGCAACGCACTTGGCAAGCAATCAAGGAAGTGATGACTAGTCCTGGTGAACTTGATCCGCTGGTACGGGAGTTGATTTATATTGCTGTGAGCGTCACAAATAATTGTGATTACTGTATATCTTCTCACACTGCCGCCGCCCGTGCTAAGGGGATGAACGATGAGATGTTTGGGGAACTAATGGCGATTATTGGCACGGCAAACATGACTAATCGCTTGGCTAATGGTTATAAAATTCCGGTAGATGAACAATTCAAGTTATAA